From Eriocheir sinensis breed Jianghai 21 chromosome 65, ASM2467909v1, whole genome shotgun sequence, one genomic window encodes:
- the LOC126987582 gene encoding enhancer of split mbeta protein-like: MVSSVHVEPVSRTDQYKRVMKPMLERKRRARINRCLDELRDLLVAALQAEGETVTRLEKADILELTVRHVRRLNQRRALTLPPAGHDPRHDAIKFQQGFVAAAQQVQSFLISSPALEPSVSSRLITHLSSCASAMTGVSSPAPSQTSAPTSPAASPSAPPMGVPGPRPITAPAPSRHVMVPSSSPPMSPPPLMDLSMKPAPPKLVVPTPIREVNMPQDLSMRRPPSREQGEQPPEGRSSWRPW, from the coding sequence ATGGTGTCCTCGGTGCACGTGGAGCCGGTGTCCCGCACCGACCAGTACAAGCGGGTCATGAAGCCCATGCTGGAGCGCAAGCGACGGGCGCGCATCAACCGCTGCCTCGACGAGCTGCGTGACCTGCTGGTGGCGGCGCTGCAGGCCGAGGGAGAGACGGTGACGCGGCTGGAGAAGGCTGACATCCTGGAACTGACGGTGCGGCACGTGCGGCGCCTCAACCAGCGCCGCGCCCTAACGCTGCCGCCCGCCGGCCACGACCCCCGCCACGACGCCATCAAGTTCCAGCAGGGCTTCGTGGCGGCGGCGCAGCAGGTGCagtccttccttatctcctcgcCCGCGCTGGAGCCCTCGGTGTCCTCCCGCCTCAtcacacacctctcctcctgcgcctctGCCATGACCGGCGTCAGCTCCCCCGCCCCCTCACAGACCAGCGCGCCCACGTCCCCGGCAGCGAGTCCTTCGGCGCCGCCCATGGGAGTGCCCGGTCCCCGCCCCATTACCGCCCCGGCTCCCTCTCGCCACGTGATGgtcccctcctcctcgccgcccaTGTCGCCACCGCCCCTTATGGACCTGAGCATGAAGCCCGCCCCCCCCAAGCTGGTGGTCCCGACGCCCATCAGGGAGGTCAACATGCCGCAGGACCTGTCCATGCGGCGACCGCCCTCCAGGGAGCAGGGCGAGCAGCCGCCGGAGGGAAGGTCGTCGTGGCGGCCCTGGTGA